A window of Mangifera indica cultivar Alphonso chromosome 13, CATAS_Mindica_2.1, whole genome shotgun sequence contains these coding sequences:
- the LOC123194764 gene encoding uncharacterized protein LOC123194764 isoform X1, which produces MLLRSASTPILKPLTFRSSPEPDLGVRIWTARSICMSLSSPIKKIPRTLSEDDLKCLHFSKKKILINRPLTSQGLVEREDELEGEGERGTTCTQKDTSSCLHDGVALNEGCGGGGCGNGGIYGGNDGSGGSGGSDGESGNNGSESIEGYYQRMIKKYPGNALVLANYAKFLKEVQGDFVKAEEYCQRAILAKQDEQDGNVLSLYGGLIWKNHKDALRAQSYYDQAVKSAPGDCHVLASYAQFLWDAADDDDDDEDNDIEKCTTEPPTFCLP; this is translated from the exons atgCTTCTAAGAAGCGCTTCTACACCTATCTTGAAACCATTAACCTTCCGTTCCTCCCCAGAACCTGATCTGGGTGTTCGGATCTGGACCGCCAGATCCATATGCATGTCCTTGTCATCTCCCATCAAGAAAATTCCCAGGACCTTATCAGAGGACGATCTCAAGTGTCTTCATTTCTctaagaagaaaattttgattaacaGACCGTTGACATCACAAGGTTTGGTGGAAAGGGAAGACGAGCTAGAGGGAGAAGGGGAAAGAGGAACAACTTGCACGCAAAAGGATACATCATCTTGTTTACATGATGGGGTGGCGTTAAACGAGGGCTGTGGCGGAGGTGGCTGTGGCAATGGAGGAATTTATGGCGGTAACGACGGTTCTGGTGGTAGTGGAGGCAGCGACGGAGAGTCTGGTAATAATGGGAGTGAAAGTATTGAAGGTTATTATCAAAGAATGATAAAAAAGTATCCTGGAAACGCTCTTGTTCTTGCCAATTATGCCAAGTTCCTCAAGGAG GTGCAAGGTGATTTTGTGAAAGCTGAAGAGTACTGTCAGAGAGCCATTCTGGCGAAGCAAGATGAACAGGATGGAAATGTGTTGTCTTTATATGGAGGTTTgatatggaagaatcataaggatGCTCTTCGTGCTCAGAGTTATTACGATCAAGCTGTAAAATCGGCTCCAGGCGACTG CCATGTTCTTGCTTCTTATGCTCAATTTCTGTGGGATGCtgcagatgatgatgatgatgatgaagacaaCGACATTGAAAAATGCACTACAGAACCCCCAACATTTTGCCTTCCATAA
- the LOC123194764 gene encoding uncharacterized protein LOC123194764 isoform X2 gives MLLRSASTPILKPLTFRSSPEPDLGVRIWTARSICMSLSSPIKKIPRTLSEDDLKCLHFSKKKILINRPLTSQGLVEREDELEGEGERGTTCTQKDTSSCLHDGVALNEGCGGGGCGNGGIYGGNDGSGGSGGSDGESGNNGSESIEGYYQRMIKKYPGNALVLANYAKFLKEVQGDFVKAEEYCQRAILAKQDEQDGNVLSLYGGLIWKNHKDALRAQSYYDQAVKSAPGD, from the exons atgCTTCTAAGAAGCGCTTCTACACCTATCTTGAAACCATTAACCTTCCGTTCCTCCCCAGAACCTGATCTGGGTGTTCGGATCTGGACCGCCAGATCCATATGCATGTCCTTGTCATCTCCCATCAAGAAAATTCCCAGGACCTTATCAGAGGACGATCTCAAGTGTCTTCATTTCTctaagaagaaaattttgattaacaGACCGTTGACATCACAAGGTTTGGTGGAAAGGGAAGACGAGCTAGAGGGAGAAGGGGAAAGAGGAACAACTTGCACGCAAAAGGATACATCATCTTGTTTACATGATGGGGTGGCGTTAAACGAGGGCTGTGGCGGAGGTGGCTGTGGCAATGGAGGAATTTATGGCGGTAACGACGGTTCTGGTGGTAGTGGAGGCAGCGACGGAGAGTCTGGTAATAATGGGAGTGAAAGTATTGAAGGTTATTATCAAAGAATGATAAAAAAGTATCCTGGAAACGCTCTTGTTCTTGCCAATTATGCCAAGTTCCTCAAGGAG GTGCAAGGTGATTTTGTGAAAGCTGAAGAGTACTGTCAGAGAGCCATTCTGGCGAAGCAAGATGAACAGGATGGAAATGTGTTGTCTTTATATGGAGGTTTgatatggaagaatcataaggatGCTCTTCGTGCTCAGAGTTATTACGATCAAGCTGTAAAATCGGCTCCAGGCGACTG a